GTTTGAAGGTGCACCAGTGACGGGGAAGGAAGAAAGctgaacaaatgaaaaaaaaaaaaaaaagcggtattTACGTTACAAAAccatcatctgattatgaggcacagcgtagtgggggactccggaaaatttcgaccacgtggggttctttaacgtgcacctaaatctaagtacacgggtgttttcgcatttcgcccccatcgaaatgcggccgccgtggccgggatttgatcccgcaacctcgtgcttagcagcccaacaccatagcctctaaacaaccacggcgggtgaaacaATGAAAGCCTAACCGGAGTAAATTCCGGTTGGTCTCATGCGAGGGTAAAGGGGTAACAAGAACTAAAGCATGAAGGGATACACGAAAGACGGACGGCAGTTCGGCAAATCCACCACAGAAGAAGACTAGCATCTTCTCAACGGACTTGGGTTTGGTTTTTACATCCCGAAGTATTACTCTGGGAGCCTGGCAAACGCCATAGTCGTGGACTCTGCGTTAATTTTGACCGGCTGATGCTGTTTAACGTTATTCCCAAACGTTGTTCTATTCCACCCCTGTCGAAAAGCGGGGGCTGCGGTCAGAGATTGAAGCGGcggtctcgtgctcagcagtggtGCGCTGCATGTAAGCACTGAGCCCCCACGGCAGATGTGTACAGGGTTCGGTAAGTCATTGCAAAGGGGTTGTATAGCAGTGTACGCATCGGCGCCTTTTGAGTTCTGTTCTGTGGAAATTGTTCCGATTAACTTGCGTGGTTGGACCTTCCACCACAAGCCACATGGAGGACTCTCTCACGAAAAGCTAAATTGTAATCCGCGTTTGTGTGGTCCACGGCGCGGACACCAGTTAGGTAATGTGCGTTGTGAtgaccgcattttttttttcagtttaacaTTTCTCAAACGTCTCTTTCTGCAATTTCTTAGCTCTATAGGATGCCTGATGTATTTTCTACTTCGATTCTCCATGGCAATCTATTTGTAACAGAACAAAGATTAAAGTGGTTACGCAGGCCAGAAAGCGGGAAATGCGGTTACAACGCGCCACATATATTGACTCGTTTAACACTCATCTGTCAGTTTAATGTCGTAATCTATAAGTGGGTTTTACTAATTTAGTTGGTGCTGATAAAAGTGATGTCTGCGACACTAAACTGCAGTGGAATATCAAAAGAAAGCGACTTTTGTTAGGGATGCACGTAGCGTAAAGAAACGAAAGTGGTAATGTTTAAACTATACGAGGTACGCTCACCTTCTGCATCGACGGCGTTGATGCTCATAAACCTCTTCCGAAACGCCACATCCAAGGTTCCAGTCCTGGCTCGCTGGTGACGGCGCTTCTCGAGGTTCTGTATCGTCTTGCGGCGCTCTAGCCGCTCCGGACCTAAGTACTCGTCACTGTTATCGTCATCTTCGTCGATGCCCTTGAGCCTCTGTAGCTGCCTGGCGATTTGTATGGCGTTCCGGTCGATGAAAGCGTCGTCGCTGACGTCCTCCACCTTCTGCTGGCAGCAGGAGAGCTCGATGGACGCCAGGATGTGCGACATGGTCTCGAAACGATGGAACAACATTCCCGTGAACTGTATCACCATGATGACGGCGAAGAAGATCACGAAGATGAGACCGATGGGCTCGAGCTGCAGGTGTTCCTTCTCGATCACCACCTGAGACGTGTCCggaatgaaggtgatgttggtctTGACGCCCAGCGGCCAGTTGACGTGCAGCTGCTTCTTGTTCAGTTGCAGCAAGAACACGATGAGAATGAACAGTGCGTTGAGCATGAAAAAGGCGAACACCACTCGATTCCGCAGTTCCTTCAAGTCGGCCGCGATCCGGGCCTGCTCCTCCTTGTTCTCGTCGATGGGGTACAAGTACTTCTCGATCAGGTCCTTCCAGAACTGGATCTCGGGTCCTGGCAAGTATTCCACTTCACCTCTCTTGAGCTCTTTGTCCTCAATCCAATAGGGGTTGATCAGATCATCTCTCTCCTGGCGAGGCTCTAcataaagcgaaagaaaaaaaaaacgcatccaGACAATTTCATCGAGCCCTGATGTGCGTTAACACTCTGGTGATTTACAATCTCCGGTTCAAATTGCTTTATTTGCCCTTAACAGAGCGAGAACATTTTAATTGGAGCAAGGCGGACTTCCTAAGGCTTCCTTCATTATTACATGTAACACAAAACGTCATATATTTCGTAATTGCTAACAGGAAGTTATGGTTGCTTATTGTACTCATATTTTATATATACTTTAGGAGATACATTATATATACCTTTATATATACTTTTTATACTTTAGGAGAAGCGAACGAACTCCGCCATCTTCGGCAGTTTATGCGCATTATACACAGGCAATAGTATGACTCATAACACGCAATTTGTGGGACTATAATCTTGAAATCGCTAAATTGTTCGTATGAACGAGGTTTAGAGTTGCGCAAGCAGGTTAACTTAGGGCACTGCAACTGCTCCTATTGGTTCGTTAAGGCAGTGCCTACATGCAGGATTTGATACTGGTTGTAGTGTTTAAATAACATTTCCGCTCGTGACATCAACTATGCGATATTTCTTATCGCTATCGCTCTCCCACAACGTTACTGACAGCTAATGATGATGGCTCATAGGCGCGCTTTATGCTCAGCTAGCGCCAAAACACGTGCGACACACTCACCAAGTTGTTCGCTGAGCGATCCGCACGTGTCACTGCCGTACTCGTTTCCGTCCTCTTCCGCGTCCTCGTTGAGCACCGAGAGGCCTCCGTCCGACTGCCGGGAGCTGCGTCCGTGAGCCGCTGGCTTGCGCCTCGGGGGCGGCACTCCGTGCACGATCTCGAGCTGGCGCTCTATGCTGCCGATCTTCTTGCTCAGGTTGTCGAGTTGGTCGCTGATCCTGACCAGGTGTACCTTCTCCTCGTGGTTGTTGGGGTTCGAGCACAGCATGCACGTGAAGAGCCCCTGAAGTCCGAACATGCCTTCGTCGCTGCCTTTGCCGCTGAGGTCCAGAAGTCCCAAGAGTCcgccctttttctttttcttctgcaaCTCCTCCTCGAGCTTCCGCTCTTCCTCCATCTCCTTCTTGGTCTTCTTGGTCTGGACCTCTCGTGTACCCCATGTGACGACGTTCAGGTTGATCAGAGAGTACAGGATCAGGAGCAGGTACATGGACGGCACGCTGAGGAAGTACAGCAGGCCCGGTACGATGCACATAAACTCCTGCGGGTGCATTAGCGCGGCCACGAAGAAGCTGCTCGATAAAGATATGAGGAAAATGGCCGACGGGGAACCGACGCCGTCTTCGGCTACCTGGATGGCCGTACCGACGAGCACGGCCATCATGAGTAGGGCGTACGAGGCGCTCATTATTTGAGCCACTATAATCTGCAAAGCAAAGGAGAGTACAAAATGAAAGTGCGTCAGCCACTCTAACACTTTCTGCATGCCAACTTTGTGATTCATTAAAAGTTTAGTGCATATTTTCTGCTGGAAGTTGAAGCCCTGTCGGAACATGTATAAAATTTGCGCACTCATAGTTTTCTCGCCCAACCGCAAGTTGATCTAAATTTATTTCTCCCTTATGTCCTCGAAAACCAGACGTGTCTATTAACAGTTCATTACTTTTTGGAGAAATAAACGATTTTAACAAACTTTCGAAATATATTGACCAATTTTGAAAGCCTAAAATATGTCCCTGTGACACCTTGTCTGGACACGTTAATATAGCGCCTAGTCTCTAGGTTCAGCCGAAATGCTCAAAAGTTTCTCGGAGAAACTAGCTTCGCTCTATAAACTTGGTTGATATAAGCATGTGCGCATGTAAGGTACATCACATAACTTTTCGAGCGCATAACAGACAGACTCGGTTCGTGTAAAAATTGTGACTAATTTCTACTTCTCAGTATACGAGTGCATGCTCCGGCGATGAAGTCCGCGTACGGAGCCCTCATGTTCCAGCCACACGATATTCAACGTTTCGAAGTAGCGCACCTGGATGTCGTTCTTGGTGGTAAAGCAGATGAGCATGAAGAGCAAGATGGGCACGATGTTGTACGAGAAGGAGATCCAGTTGGAGATCTTGAAGGCGGCCACCATGGCACCGACCAACATGAGGAAGATGGTCCCGGGGCCCAGGATGGTGCCCACCATGAGCATGCCCTGGTAGATGATGTAGGGAAACGAGATGTTGTCGTTGATGGCCACGGTGCGCTTGTAGTCTCCCAGCAAGTCCATGATGTTGGCCATGGTCGAGGGCGCCCAGCGACGCCGCTGTGTGTAGAACTCGCCGAAGCCTTCGGGACAGTGCGTGTAGGCGTCTGAGGCGGCACTGTACTCGACCCGGTATCCTCGCTGCAGTAGCAGCGTGCACAGCCAACGGTCCTCCCCTGCGAGTCGTTTGGTGTAAAGTCGTTTGTTCAATCCTGTAGCGCGCTATGTTTAAATTTCGTATACAGTGGAAGCCCTGGAGATTGTCGTTCATGACCGGAATATTGGGTTGGAATACAAAACATCACGAGCCATTTCACAAGATGAGCGTGAAAATAACATACAGTTGCAGATCTTGAGATCCGAGCTAAGACATCAGTGATGCTGTAATCCTTGTTTTGTGAATTTTTTGAATTTTTTGCACAATTGACGGGAATGTGAAAGGGAACTTTGGAACGTTAAATGACGGCGCCTTTGCTGCTCATCAAGTGCTTACAAGGTGTGGCGATATTGTTGTTTGTGGCATAATGGGCACATTGACTGAATCATCTTTCTAATCTTTCTCTTCCTATATCCCCTCTCCAAGTGTGGGGTAGCTAACCGAGTGCGAcattggttaacctccctgcgttttCTCTTCTCTCTTTACTGTTTCTCAATTTACGCGCTATCGATGGTGCTGGCTCTTCCACGTGCCATTGCTTTACGTCAAGCGACCTGCCCGTCCAACGTGCCGTGCAGAAGCCCAGAGCCGAATTACGTTGCATAGATGATGCCCTGATTCATTATGGGTGCTGGTTCGTTCGTGTCTTTTTATCTTCACATGCACCGACGAGCTTGATCGTTATGAATAATTCGCAGGAGCTGAGCAACTGAACTCAAAGTGCATTGACAAATTTGGTGCAAACGACTTATGTGTCTCTATGTTCAATGCGCGTTTTCAGGACGCATGCGCGCGTATGAATGAATAGAAAGGAACCCGATACCTTTCTGGCCCTGGGACTGTTAGCTAGCGCCACTCTTACACTCTTAGATAGATATAGCACAAATACACGAATACTCAATAAAGTGAACGGGAGGGTATAGCCGCCACCGTAGCTCAATCGATacagcatcgcacgtgtaatgcagAAGAAGTGTAGTCGACTTGCACCGGCAGAAAGTtgtctttttgtccactttcatttccacttTCCATGTTATTGTctatatttcaaaaaaaaaaaaaaactgtgaattTCCCGTTTGCTTTCCtaggcttcattgtctgttgcctTCAAATGGTTATATGTGCGCGGATAGTATACCTTGATCATACTGCACGTAGTGCAGAGCCTCGTCTGAGCGGGCGGTGTACCGACGCATCACGTTGTCGTCCATAAGAGCCTTGGCGCGGAAGAGGGAGAAACATCCGGGGCTGCAAAGCACGCAGCCGATCATGTGCTCGGTGGCTTTCTGCAGCCAGTGACCGATGGCGTACTCGAACTTCTGGTACCACACCATGGGGCCTGCAGTGAACGTGCGAGTATACCGCGATTAAACTTTGCGTACGGGAGGACTTGAAGTCAATAACTTATGTTACCCATTCTACATTTCGCGCGCTTTTTAGACAAATTTATTCGAAGAGTGAACATCTTTATCTGATGCCGTCGACCGAAATGTACTGCGTagattattaaggcgaaagtcttagatGGATCATGGGTCGAAAAATTTGTTGGCCGGCATTAGGGCACGAAAATGTATGGTGACGTCATGCCACATGGTGCCACCATGGGTTGGTGCCACCATGCCACATGATGCCTTCATgtgttggtggcaccatggttccaccaacaaaggtcgtgggttcgagtgccttaagtAAATCTACCTTGAGATAgaattaattaaggcactcgagcccatgAATTTTGGTTAGAGGAAACAAATAATAGGGAGTAACAACGTATTCGactgagaatgtcaagtaatttaatgaatgtctcgtgagcgcgcaggctttcgccttcatcatctttagcgtatgctaaagcgaTTGTCCACTTTCTTTTATAtggtattattattataataatattTTACATTAAATATTAAATATTATTATTTTATACAAATTGGGTGCTCGTGTGTAAGTTTCAACTGTTGTCATTCCCGAGCGGTTGGGAAGATCGGCTTAGGTCCGCTTTTGAGGTAGGTCATGGGGAGTGGGCGGTATACTGTGCTTCCAGAAAGAAAAGGCATTCCTAGGAGGTTTTGTAGATGAGACCATCGCGGTGGTCAGGAATCTTTCGGCAAATTTCCCTCAAGCAAGAGCACCTTTCGGAAAATCGTAACAGCTGCGAGAAAACATCAGCATCTATAGAAAATTCAGATGCCATTGAAGAGGCATAGAATAAAAAAACTCCCATTCCGTACTATATGGTCGATTAAGAAAACCACGTGCAAGCATTATAAATGAAATGCATAGTTCTCGTTTCAGATACAGTAAATATATGTACAACAAAAGACATGCGCGGAGTATTTCCAGGTGGCATTTTAGCTCACTTTTATTATTTGTTCTAATTTGGTGACATGAATTAGCAGCAACGCTCTGCTGTGCCATTTGTTACTGTAGTTTATGCTCAGTTCTAATGACGCTGTCGTTGAGGCAAACATGTTTTCTTTGGACTTTCCAGTTTCTCAGTGTAATTTGCATGTCATCCCAAGTGATCATTAACCTCTTCCTTGTATTAAAACAAACGCGCATATGCatttagactttttttttcttcacacgGCTATCATATACTTATATGATTATATTTTCGGAACTAATAATGACTGTAAAAGCTAGCGTCACTGTTAGTGGTACACGTGCAGCAAACTTACCTTTTTCGCTTTCCATAGTTGTCTGCAATGATTTAAATTACTATTATTCACCTGATAATAACGTTAACGTATGAAAGTTCCAACGTTTCTCGTTTCGCTTTATTAGAGACGCACCGTGTGCGGTATACGAGTGAATAGTATTCGCTTGTATCCAGCAGCAAAGCAATAAGAAGGTGTGGCTTAGCAGTGTCTGGGCGTCAGTCAACGATATTAACATGTGACAGGGGCTAAAGAACCCAATTATCATAGCAATCTGTAGGTATTCACTCTGAGTAACCGGCTCTTTGCTGCATCACGGCGCTCCAAATGCTAACGAACTTgggaaacgcaaaaaaaaaaagtgttagggGGAGGGGACTATTAGAAGAAATACCTATTGCCGCCCTATCACCTCCGCAGTGTTACAGAGGGGCTTAGGTTTCGCGAATGCATGTGCCCACCTGCCCACCATTATGTCACACGCACAATGTAGGTAGCAGCAGGTAGCAGCGGGGGATTCAGCGACTGCACGTCTATCATCTCTAATCCGCACACCTGAAGTTTTGTGAGCGTGTGCGCAGGCTTGGTGCTATTTACACGTCTATCTCTAATGCGGCGCGACAAttcattttttacagcgaagctgttagccatTAGCTGGCCGGGATGTTTCGGtctgtgctcacccaaaaacagACGAAGGGCTTTGCACTTGAGTTTCAGCGTAacaaattatgttttctcgtatattggaaTTACAGTCCGATgatatcatgtctgcagcttgtgtgtaagtcgtacatGATGCATTTtcctgacgcaatttacttttaaacattcatTTAGGTCAATACGGCACTTTCACTTGGTGAATAAGGATGAAGAAGAACGAGGATGTATGCCGTACTTCTGCACACGATAGTGCGCGCGTGTCGTATGTCACTGGGGGTGGTGGTGCTCCTGTAACAGctgtgcttgtctaacgtcggcaataGCTTCACTGTGCATCCACTTTTACAGCGCGGAATGGAGGcgtaatataaaaaaaagaatttcatgGCCATGCTGCACGTTTGACAAAGACACATTTTAGGTAATAGTGCGCAGTTGATTCCTGCCTGCATTTCCTGTTTTTTGTGTATACTTCGAACTCGCCATTATAAACGTGGCCCACCCTCCCCACTTCCTACATTGCTGTACATGCGCAAGTCATCGCCTCTAACGCCTATATACCTGTGCCGACGGGGTGGATGCGGCCACAAGCGGCGCCCAGACCACGGTTTTTCTTCATCAAGTCCACGAGCAGTTGGACGGCGTGCGGCCGGAAGTTGATGTCCCCGTCCAGCGCCAGAACGAAGGTGTTCTCGGCCATGACCGCCTTGCGGCTCACGTCGATGGGCAGCTCCATGAGCTTGTGGCCCAGCAGGTAGTACATGTACATGACCTGCGACCAGCGCTTTCGGTGCCTGATCTTGCCCTTGTCCTTGAGGTGAGCGATCAGTTTGTTCTTGCCCGGCATCTGCCACACGAGTCGGCCGCCGTACGGAGTGGGCAGCTTCTTGGGGGCTTCAGACGGATGTTGCACTGGTGGACGTTACTGCGTGGTAAACGGCGAGTTAGCGAACGAGCGACAGAATGTTTTCATTCGAAGGAAAAGCGAGAGAACAGTCCGACGCGTCAGTTTCTGGAAGGCGAC
This genomic stretch from Dermacentor silvarum isolate Dsil-2018 chromosome 2, BIME_Dsil_1.4, whole genome shotgun sequence harbors:
- the LOC119442526 gene encoding LOW QUALITY PROTEIN: chitin synthase chs-2-like (The sequence of the model RefSeq protein was modified relative to this genomic sequence to represent the inferred CDS: inserted 1 base in 1 codon; deleted 1 base in 1 codon), which encodes MKTGTKDGLLSDEDNSFDEDDETTPLNAAYASRRNSQDNKGWDVFVVTPNDEEDETVNSKWVEITLKVLKVVTYFITFCLVLSSSAVSKGTLLFIVSHIAKRTVPVCRNGLAVERDKDHEATISDIEKIAWLWVLFFILIIPELFTLFRSSRICVFKSYRRPDKSTFFTVFLMETLHTVGLCMLVFVVLPDLDVVKGAMLTNCVCFVPAFFSMLSHYKGESKRIAKLILDALSLLAQATGFVIWPWVVTGPRTWAVPIAVFLTSFRWWENYVDRRSPIRFVSRLAEMKDDLRKSRYFTYIFVSCWKILVILGCMMGFMNLTMDNVLTVFRNFASGFRTHKINVVQVRSHTLGDLPDLPTASPLDDDVTIVASEWTPIFVAGIQVLSSLLCYVSAKFACKICIQGFSFAFPVSLTIPVSISLLIAACGMRTEDVCFFESYIPKYLFWRCPAGEFFQEFITTQHAWIWLAWLLSQTWIAVHIWMPKCERLASTEKLFVNPMYCGALIDQSLALNRRRDDEGEIKSDELALDAHDDNDISQYYETISIHYRILEQPERQGSVVRKTADHIIRIYACATMWHETAEEMIQMLKSVIRMDEDQSARRNAQKYLRIVDPDYYEFEVHVFFDDAFELSDDNDEEMVVNRFVKQMVRVIDTAASNVHQCNIRLKPPXKLPTPYGGRLVWQMPGKNKLIAHLKDKGKIRHRKRWSQVMYMYYLLGHKLMELPIDVSRKAVMAENTFVLALDGDINFRPHAVQLLVDLMKKNRGLGAACGRIHPVGTGPMVWYQKFEYAIGHWLQKATEHMIGCVLCSPGCFSLFRAKALMDDNVMRRYTARSDEALHYVQYDQGEDRWLCTLLLQRGYRVEYSAASDAYTHCPEGFGEFYTQRRRWAPSTMANIMDLLGDYKRTVAINDNISFPYIIYQGMLMVGTILGPGTIFLMLVGAMVAAFKISNWISFSYNIVPILLFMLICFTTKNDIQIIVAQIMSASYALLMMAVLVGTAIQVAEDGVGSPSAIFLISLSSSFFVAALMHPQEFMCIVPGLLYFLSVPSMYLLLILYSLINLNVVTWGTREVQTKKTKKEMEEERKLEEELQKKKKKGGLLGLLDLSGKGSDEGMFGLQGLFTCMLCSNPNNHEEKVHLVRISDQLDNLSKKIGSIERQLEIVHGVPPPRRKPAAHGRSSRQSDGGLSVLNEDAEEDGNEYGSDTCGSLSEQLEPRQERDDLINPYWIEDKELKRGEVEYLPGPEIQFWKDLIEKYLYPIDENKEEQARIAADLKELRNRVVFAFFMLNALFILIVFLLQLNKKQLHVNWPLGVKTNITFIPDTSQVVIEKEHLQLEPIGLIFVIFFAVIMVIQFTGMLFHRFETMSHILASIELSCCQQKVEDVSDDAFIDRNAIQIARQLQRLKGIDEDDDNSDEYLGPERLERRKTIQNLEKRRHQRARTGTLDVAFRKRFMSINAVDAEAHAGTPVLSGLRRFSRNRDTLRALEVRRNTVLANHSKMQTLGAKNQYSAAAAAVAAAAGTGGPPGVRTRHRNNNVPADRVFSGANGEGYTNDAYETTTPDEDGSAAARQSLRLQVYNDRRSSVASFAEDSESGVRKPRHSHM